The stretch of DNA ACGGGTTATCATCCAGCTAAGAAATGATGTAAGTAACGATATCATCGTCATGAaactttaatttgattttttacttACCCATTGCCATCCACCACAGATTGGGTTTTCTTGTGATGCACATAGACATAAGCCAAGTAAATGACCATTAGGCTTCGCAGAAGAAGACCTCCATAGATCTGTAAGAAAGATAGGTAGGTATACTtatcttatatttatttcaacaaTTAGTTCTCCTACCAGTGAACCAGCTACCAAAAGAAAGGAAACAGATAAGAGGATCAACAGCATCGAGGTAAAGAAGGCCGTGACCAGTATCTGCAATCGACGTTCCAGAGGAACTCGGAGGGGCGCCCATTCGATTTTCATGTTTACTTCGCTCCAATAATGTCCGAACAAATCTACCAGCTGCTCTTTCGGCGGTTCTCCCACGACTGAACGATATGAAATCCAGCGACGGTCAATTTGCCCTGTATTAAACTTATACTTATCCTTATCGGTTTTAGGCTTGATGGGGTGCGCCCGCATTACCGGCTAATCGTAAACCAACTAAACAGTAGTTCTTTGTTTGGGGCTGATGGGAATGTGCGATTGGAGTGATAAAGATGATAAAGGTTGGCTTACAATCGGCGTCTGGGTGCAAAGGTATGCGGCGATTCCAAAATTATTACCCCTTTTGACTTTAAGAGCAGTATGATTCAATTAACGCTTTATGCTCTCCGGCTTGTATTTCTTCTGACTAATCAAAAATTTAGTCGTGTGataagaaagttatttctataCCAAAAATAACTATAGGTGATTATCGGCCTAAATCTTATACGGGACTAACAAAAGTGTACTTCACTATAGCTATGATGAAATAATGGCGTTCTCCATACATATACTTACAAAAAGTCTAGACTCTAGAGATTACATCTGTAAAACGGGTTATTCAAGTGCTATTATAAGGCGTGGAACAAGGCACCCTAACCAAAGTTCCGtcataatgaaattaaaatatttcctttcaATCCGATAATTATCTGATAAACAATTATAATTGTTTCCAATGCCaataaatcataattataaACTCTTGGGAATTAAAATTTGACCGCCAATACGGATTGATCGTTGATCAACACTACAGGTACCCTATCGATATATAGCCTAATCAGAGCTTTCAATTGCTGCTAAGCGATATAAActtattcaaaaatttaatcaCTAGCCACAGTTACAAAGAGCTTTCAATACAGATCCATTAAAATACCCCATAAGATGAGTTAATTGGATTGTATTATTTGCTTATAAAGCATAAGTTTGATCACAATTTCTAGATACCAGctttttcgactagtgaatAATGAGCTTGGTCTTTTTGGAGTTGGGTATGTACAGATCCTTATACTGAGCGAACATTTTCTCCAGATCCTTGATGACCTGCTTATGAATCTTATCCACATATTCTGCATCGGGGTTGTCGCTCTTTACCACATCGATGGGAGCACCAACTGCAaggattttaatataatttggaTAATTGGAAATAGGACACTTTTTCATGACTTTAGGACTCACCAACTTGAACGATGCGTCGGCGGTTAGGCAGAATGCCGAAGGAGTAGTTGAAGATGCCGCGACCCACTGGAATTAGAGGGGAAATCCCCGTGATCCTCTTAACAAAATCTTGGAAGCGGCGAACCGGAGAGTTTGGTGGGTTGGCCACCTGATCCAAAATGTCCACCTCGCCAAAGGAAAACGTGGGTACAATCGATGACCTTAAATAATGATGGAAAATATATGACTATTTCTCTTAGCTTTAACAGATTTTCACTTACCCCGTTCGAATGGCCATTTTGACGAAACCCTTGCGATTCTTCAGGGTCAATATGTATTGACCAGGATGCGAATCTAGGGCCTCCTGGGCACCGCCCACCAGAATCGCCACCGCATTGGAGGTGAAGCCATCCCGATTATCCTTGTGCTGGGGATCGTTCGATTTGGTTAGCAAGTACACTAAAGCGTCCTTGGAAACCGAAACCAAGCCCCAAGACCGCAAGAGACCACGCACAAGGGGCGTCAGGAAGTTCTGATCCAAGGTGGCCACCTTGGGCCTCACTTGAGGGAACAGTTCCAGCCACTTGGAGATGTCTAGACCCATGTTGATGGAAATGCCGGTCCTATCGGGGTTTTCAATATTTACATAAGTATGTATACAAATGTTTCGTCACTTGAGCAGCCATCGATAAGATTGGCTATCAGTCATCGCGCTTACCCCAGAATTCCATGGGGAAAGCTGGCCAAAATGTAGTTTTTATTCGGGGGTAGCTCTGCGGTCTTCACCAGCTGCACGGGATAGTAGTCCCGATAGTGCCGAAACAGCCAATTATCGCGGTTAATCTTCCAGCTAAAAGAGgttattttaaaaccaattaaaaatgtactttGATGGAAACACGATTGAAGCATACCCGTTGCCATCCATAATGGAGTGGGTTCTCCGGTGATTCGCAAAGACGTAGATTAAATAGATGATGGTCACTGTGCGCCAAATAAGACCACCGTAGATCTAGAATAGAATGCTTAGTATATGGATTAAAGAATGACTTATTTTACTCACCAGCAGGGCAGCAACCAGAATATAAGAGCCAAAGGAAAGTATCATGAAGGAAAGGATGAAGAAGGCCATGGCGAACGTCTGACGACGTCGCTCCATGGGAACTTCAATGGGAGCCCACTCGATTTTCATGTTGAACTGCTCTTGAATTCAAAAACCCTTCACGGACCGAACTATTTAAGTAGCGACTCTTGGCAAGGTCCTCCAGCGACTGAAAAGTGTCCAATG from Drosophila takahashii strain IR98-3 E-12201 chromosome 2R, DtakHiC1v2, whole genome shotgun sequence encodes:
- the LOC108067882 gene encoding 2-acylglycerol O-acyltransferase 2-A encodes the protein MKIEWAPIEVPMERRRQTFAMAFFILSFMILSFGSYILVAALLIYGGLIWRTVTIIYLIYVFANHRRTHSIMDGNGWKINRDNWLFRHYRDYYPVQLVKTAELPPNKNYILASFPHGILGTGISINMGLDISKWLELFPQVRPKVATLDQNFLTPLVRGLLRSWGLVSVSKDALVYLLTKSNDPQHKDNRDGFTSNAVAILVGGAQEALDSHPGQYILTLKNRKGFVKMAIRTGSSIVPTFSFGEVDILDQVANPPNSPVRRFQDFVKRITGISPLIPVGRGIFNYSFGILPNRRRIVQVVGAPIDVVKSDNPDAEYVDKIHKQVIKDLEKMFAQYKDLYIPNSKKTKLIIH